A part of Salmo trutta chromosome 15, fSalTru1.1, whole genome shotgun sequence genomic DNA contains:
- the LOC115148664 gene encoding histone H2A-like, which produces MSGRGKTGGKARAKAKSRSSRAGLQFPVGRVHRLLRKGNYAERVGAGAPVYLAAVLEYLTAEILELAGNAARDNKKTRIIPRHLQLAVRNDEELNKLLGGVTIAQGGVLPNIQAVLLPKKTEKPAKSK; this is translated from the coding sequence ATGTCTGGTAGAGGCAAAACTGGAGGAAAGGCCAGAGCGAAGGCAAAGTCCCGTTCATCCCGCGCCGGCCTTCAGTTTCCCGTAGGACGTGTCCACAGGTTACTGCGCAAAGGCAACTATGCGGAGCGTGTCGGTGCCGGTGCTCCTGTCTATTTGGCTGCTGTGCTGGAATACCTAACGGCTGAGATCCTCGAGTTGGCTGGCAACGCTGCAAGGGATAATAAGAAGACCAGGATCATCCCTCGCCACCTTCAGCTTGCTGTCCGCAACGACGAGGAACTCAACAAGCTCTTAGGTGGTGTCACCATCGCGCAAGGAGGAGTATTGCCTAACATTCAGGCGGTcctcttacccaagaagactgaaaAACCAGCAAAGAGCAAGTAA